CTTCTTTCAAAACAGATTGTTTTTATTGAAAATATGAATCGATTAAATTATGAAAAGCTTTATGATGAGGCTTTGAGGCAAAATGTTATGCAAGTAGAAAAAGGATCTCACAGAAATTTTCTGTTTCCTTTAGAATATTATAATTTTTGGAAAGAATTAAAGTCGCCGGAGAAAAATGATTTTTATCAAAAAGAGAAGGACATCAAAAAACAATTTATTGATGCAAAGAAGGATATAACTAAGCTTTACAAAGATTATGTCGAAAATAATTGTAAGGAAAGGATTGATGATGAATTGTTAATAATAATAAATAGGTATAACTTCGCATATAAACAAGACATTGCTAGGCGAAATATAACTTTCCGCAAAGGTGAAGATGCCTTAAAAAAAGATAATAAATATGTTAGCACTATTCATAAACGAAAAATATTTTATGAAATGCCTCAGCCTGAGAAATTTATTGGAGAGCATTGGGATGCATTAGTTTCCGAGCTTAAAAAGATAAATATTTTAAAGGAATGTAGAGAATGTCATAAATATTTTCAAAGAAATGCAGATGAAACTTTGGATAAATTTGCTAAAGGAATTAATTTTTGCGATATTGATGTGTGTTACAAGAATCATAGAACTAAAGAATTATTAGCCAAAAGTAAGAAGTAAAAACCCCTTCATTTTACAATTCTTTTATCAAACATCAAAAAACACTAAAAAACGACCTTGATTCTTGATTTAATAAGCCACCACTACTTGCTACACTGTGAGCAATGAGGAGGTGGTATTTTTATTTTCGGGAAACGCTTCGCCTGATAGCAGATAACCGAGAAATAAATTGGAAACAGGTAAAATTAAATTGGAGGAATTAAGATGGAAAAGGTAAAAGAAAACAAAGTAAAAGTTGAGAAAGTTAAAGTAGAATGTCCATTCTGTTGTTGTGTCACAGAATGTTCAAGCGACACGCAGATGGATTTGCAGTATTGTCCGGACTGTGGGGCAAGATTCAGTGGTGAATGCAAAAATTGTGGTTCTGAGATTTCACCAGTATTTGCATCTTTCTGCGTGGAATGTGGTAATCGCTTTTTCAAGACCCGTGAAGAGTTGGGTAAAATGTTTGATTTGTAATAACACTTAAGGGGCCAGGTGGTCAACTCCTGGCCCCCTAAATTCTAAACAAAAGGAGAGTTTTATGAAAAAGAAAGAACAAGTAAAAGACATGACGGTTACAAAAAGTTTCTTTTATAGGGCCAACGATGGCAGAGTGGCGGAATTGATTTACGATCCCTGCGGTGAAAAACAGAAAAACTGGGCTGTTTATGTTAATGATGGAATTAGTATTTGTGAAACACTTAATGTAGATGGTGTGCTTGTCCACCCGGGCCTAGAAGATGACATGAGTATTTTTGAAAGTGGAACGGTTCTCTTCTCAAGCGGCATAGAAGATTATGAAAGCGACGGAGCTTTGCTGGATGAGGCTATTAATTTCATACGAGATTATGTAACTGTCTCTCCAGGATTTACGTTCCTATCTGCGTTGTATGCGTTTTACTCATACATCTTTGATAAATTCAGTGTCTTGCCATACCTCCGCGTAATCGGCGAGTATGGGAGCGGTAAAAGCAGATTTCTTCAAACGGTTGGCTCCATATGTTACCGTGGGATGTTTACCGGGGGTGCCACAACAGTATCTCCGATATTCCGAATCATCAATCAGGTACGAGGAACCTTCGTTCTTGATGAGGCTGATTTCAAAAACTCCGGAGCCCGGGCGGACATCACAAAGATTCTTAATTGCGGATACATGGAAGGAATTCCCGTATTAAGGACTGAAAAAGGCAAACCCAGGGCCTTTCAGGTGTATTGTCCTAAAATACTAGCCACAAGAGGGGAATTCCAGGACCAGGCTCTTGAAAGCAGGTGCATCACTGAGGAGATGGTACTACAGCCACAATCGCATGTCCCTGACATTCTTACTAATGACTTCAAAATCAGGGCTCAATCCCTACGCAACAAGTTCATGAAATGGCGATTAGTGAACTATGGAAAAGCTATAGTGAACGACAATATTGTATTTCCTCAAGGCATTGAACCGCGACTTAAACAGATACTAAGGCCGCTGTTTAGTGTTTTTGAAGACCCAAAGATCCGCAAAGTGATTATTGACTTTGCAATGCAGTATGACAAAAAGATAGTGGAATCACATAAATCTAGCGTTGAATACAGCGTATTGGAAGCCATTGAGTACCTTCGTGACATGAAGGTTATCCCGATATCAGAGATAGCTAAGCGTGTTAGTGAAAAGGAAGAGGATAAGAAGCTCACACCTAAGAAGGTCGGCGATATAATACGCCGAAGATTGTTGATGCCTACAGAGCGGAAAAGCCATGGTTATGTCATGAACTATGATGAGAGTAAGCTGAAAATGCTCAATCGTAGGTATGGTGTAGTCAATGGCGAGAGGATGAACGTCATCAACTTATAAGATGGGTATGTTCATGCTTCTAGGTGAAGCACAGCCAATGTACAGATGAAGTTCATTAGCTGAAGTACAGTATAGTTACGTATAGTGCAGCAGTGAGGAAGCGGTGCCACAAGCCACCGAGCCCTCACTTAGATAGGAGGATACGATGAAGGAATCATATTATGGCGGTCCCTAATAAAAGCATCATAAATGCTGTGTTTGACAGGTAATTGAGGTATGTATGGGTTATAACCCAATAAAATTTAAAGGAGCGTAAAATGAAAACTTATATCGTAAAAATGCAAACCGGAATAGAAGAAAGCATTGAATTTGTAAAAAAGAAGCTGGCTAATTTCGCTGTAAACGTGGGATTAAAATGCGGCCATGCGTGTACATATTGCAGCAGCAGCTCTTTGTATAGAACGCATCCGATTTTTAAAGAAATCGGAAAAACTGCATTCGAACAAGGATTTTGTGTTGTTGATCCAGGTATAGCAGAAAGGATAAGCCAAGATCTGCACATACTAAATGAAAACGATACTGTCATGGTATGTACGCTTTCTGATGCCTGGGCACCTGAGTCGAAAAAATATGACCTAGGTAGACAGATCCTTGAGGGACTCTTAAAAACCAAATGTAAGGTCAGAATTCTTACCAAAAATGCTTCTGTAGCAGAAGACCTTGATATTATACAAGAATTTGGTGGTAGAGTTTCATTTGGAATAAGCCTTACAGCAACTAGAGCCAAGGAGGAAATAATCTCTGCAATCGAGCCTAATGCCTCAAGCATTTCAGAGAGGATCAGTGTTATCAAGAAGGCACATAGACTTGGAATTCCTGTTTTCGGTATGCTGTGCCCGCTTTTACCTGGAATATCTGATGATAAAAAGTCCATTAAAGAACTCCTAAGGATAGTTAATGATGCTGGGGCTCAAGAAGCATGGCTTGAACCGGTTAATCCTCGCGGGAACGGACTAATATTGACTGAAGAAGCCTTATCTAAAGCTGGCTATAAAGAAGAAAGCCGTCTTGTCTGCGAGGTAAGGCATAATAAATCCTGGGTAAAGTATACAGAGAACCTAGTCAATAACATCAATGAAGCAATAGATGAAATGGATATAACCGGTCATGTCTTGCTTTATAAAAGCTCATTTAGATCAAATAAGTTGCCAAGGTTTAAGGGAAAAGCGGATATTATATGGTTGGTAAAGGTCGAATAAAGAACTTAATATTAAACAGAAGGGATAAAACGATGAAGAAGAACACTAAAAAACAGAGTTCTGATAGTTTAAATAAAGCGAAATTCAAATTTAAACCTGAAGAAATGCAATTTTTAATGAATGAACTGCTGTATAAAACTGAAAAAATAATTTTGGGTCAAAAAATCGTAGAAGTAAAAAATAAAAAAGTCGATAAGTAAAAAAGATTCTACTATAGATTTCAGAGGGTAATAGTATGCATGGAAGAAGAAGATGGAAGAACATTTGTTAAACATTAAAGAATTAGCCCAGTACCTCAATGTCAAAGTAAAGGCAATATACAACATGGTTTATGAAAAAAGAATTCCAAAAATAAAGGTCGGCAAACTGCTACGTTTTAATAAAACTCAAATTGACGCGTGGCTGAAGCTCAACACCACCGTTCCTTTTGGAATGGAAAAATGCTATAATGCAAATCAGGTGGAGGGTGAGGAGACAAAAAAATGAGTGTCCGTCACCCGCCTAATAAGAAATGGATTTACGATTTCCGGCATCTCGG
This genomic window from Candidatus Liberimonas magnetica contains:
- a CDS encoding DNA photolyase, yielding MKTYIVKMQTGIEESIEFVKKKLANFAVNVGLKCGHACTYCSSSSLYRTHPIFKEIGKTAFEQGFCVVDPGIAERISQDLHILNENDTVMVCTLSDAWAPESKKYDLGRQILEGLLKTKCKVRILTKNASVAEDLDIIQEFGGRVSFGISLTATRAKEEIISAIEPNASSISERISVIKKAHRLGIPVFGMLCPLLPGISDDKKSIKELLRIVNDAGAQEAWLEPVNPRGNGLILTEEALSKAGYKEESRLVCEVRHNKSWVKYTENLVNNINEAIDEMDITGHVLLYKSSFRSNKLPRFKGKADIIWLVKVE
- a CDS encoding helix-turn-helix domain-containing protein, which gives rise to MEEHLLNIKELAQYLNVKVKAIYNMVYEKRIPKIKVGKLLRFNKTQIDAWLKLNTTVPFGMEKCYNANQVEGEETKK